A stretch of the Acyrthosiphon pisum isolate AL4f chromosome A2, pea_aphid_22Mar2018_4r6ur, whole genome shotgun sequence genome encodes the following:
- the LOC100573871 gene encoding protein anon-73B1, with the protein MFPMEESDEVFDAVIRYGLYLVAIFQLVCITTVFLLTDQSNDSKDNGDGSEYDSDGSTFASPRRPYSHHRSRKQDKKKRR; encoded by the exons atgTTTCCGATGGAAGAATCAGATGAAGTATTTGATGCCGTAATCCGTTATGGTTTATACTTGGTTGCCATTTTTCAATTAGTATGCATAACAACTGTATTTTTATTGACTGACCAATCTAATGActcaaaa gaTAACGGTGATGGTAGTGAATATGACTCTGATGGCAGTACATTTGCATCACCCAGACGTCCATATTCTCATCATAGATCAAGAAAACAAGACAAGAAGAAAAGACGatga